A genomic stretch from Aedes albopictus strain Foshan chromosome 2, AalbF5, whole genome shotgun sequence includes:
- the LOC109415735 gene encoding lethal(2)neighbour of tid protein 2 encodes MAPPGTGKNKSHSGAGKRGSTAGHGAKPTKVTLWTHLQKQYLNVAFVKSLIFDPARLPLVSWLILAAELVLNVFVVQNVPYTEIDWKAYMQECEGFLNGTTNYAKLRGDTGPLVYPAGFVYIYSALYFITSHGHNIRLAQYIFVGIYMVQMWLVLRLYSKTRKLPPYVLVITTFTSYRIHSIYVLRLFNDPIAILFLYVAINLYIDNRWTLGSIFLSLGVSVKMNVLLFAPAIFLLFLTNLGIVKTIGQLAVCGMIQLLLGAPFLMTHPWQYLKGSFDLGRIFEHKWTVNYRFLEREIFENKTFHLGLLGLHVLLLIAFASPCYKYFQNYCRLRHLETMFAPQIAAKNREMALEKKKKKEKPKPAPKKPEEKLTKEQEQFLASFEKGIKKMAGKESTPVNNTPESPAEEEVLPSKFSIHFDRATQLALLPIFLSNFIGIVCARSLHYQFYVWYFHSLPYLTWFTEYSTSLKFLLLLLLEFSWNTYPSTAVSSLILHTCHIILLVGIGKKMFRKIPELSQVAKATD; translated from the exons ATGGCACCACCGGGTACCGGGAAAAACAAATCCCATTCGGGCGCCGGTAAACGAGGCAGCACGGCTGGCCACGGAGCAAAACCAACCAAGGTAACGTTGTGGACGCACCTGCAGAAGCAGTATCTGAATGTGGCATTCGTGAAGTCGCTCATTTTCGACCCTGCCCGGCTTCCGCTGGTGTCGTGGCTCATACTGGCTGCCGAGCTGGTGCTGAATGTTTTTGTGGTGCAAAATGTGCCGTACACGGAGATCGACTGGAAGGCCTACATGCAGGAGTGCGAAGGATTTTTGAATGGGACGACTAATTATGCGAAGCTGCGTG GTGATACCGGGCCGCTGGTCTACCCCGCAGGTTTCGTCTACATCTACAGTGCTCTGTACTTCATCACGTCCCACGGTCATAACATCCGACTGGCACAGTACATCTTCGTAGGCATCTACATGGTACAGATGTGGTTGGTTCTGCGGCTTTACAGCAAGACCCGGAAGCTACCTCCCTACGTGCTGGTCATTACCACTTTTACGTCCTACCGGATCCATTCGATTTACGTCCTGAGGCTGTTTAACGACCCAATAGCGATTCTATTCCTATACGTTGCGATAAATCTCTACATCGACAACCGGTGGACATTGGGCAGTATTTTCCTCAGTTTGGGCGTCTCCGTGAAGATGAACGTTCTGCTGTTCGCCCCGGCAATCTTCCTGCTCTTCCTAACTAATCTGGGCATTGTGAAGACAATTGGGCAATTGGCTGTTTGTGGTATGATACAGTTGCTTCTTGGAGCTCCATTCTTGATGACACACCCGTGGCAGTACCTGAAAGGTAGTTTCGATCTCGGCCGGATCTTTGAACATAAATGGACCGTCAATTACCGTTTCCTGGAGCGGGAGATCTTTGAGAACAAGACGTTTCACCTGGGCCTGCTGGGTCTGCATGTACTGTTGCTGATTGCTTTTGCCTCACCTTGCTATAAGTACTTCCAGAACTACTGCCGCCTGCGGCATTTGGAAACCATGTTCGCTCCGCAGATTGCCGCCAAAAACCGTGAAATGGccttggagaaaaagaagaagaaggagaagccaAAACCCGCCCCCAAAAAACCAGAAGAAAAACTAACCAAAGAGCAGGAACAGTTCCTGGCATCTTTCGAGAAGGGCATCAAGAAGATGGCCGGAAAGGAATCCACTCCGGTCAACAATACCCCAGAATCTCCAGCCGAGGAGGAAGTTCTGCCGAGCAAGTTCTCTATCCACTTCGACCGTGCCACCCAGCTGGCGCTTCTACCCATCTTCCTGTCCAACTTTATCGGAATCGTGTGCGCTCGCAGTCTGCACTACCAGTTCTACGTCTGGTACTTCCACAGCCTGCCCTACCTGACCTGGTTCACCGAGTACAGCACCAGCCTGAAGTTCCTGCTCCTGTTGCTGCTGGAGTTCAGCTGGAACACCTACCCGAGCACAGCGGTAAGTAGCCTCATTCTGCACACCTGCCACATCATCCTGCTGGTCGGAATCGGGAAGAAAATGTTCCGCAAGATTCCGGAACTGTCCCAAGTGGCCAAAGCCACCGACTGA
- the LOC109417063 gene encoding protein lethal(2)denticleless, with amino-acid sequence MNSVLNFFERQHGHGFTASYDPVMTRLAVLEQDSWKGITPSLLTSDFNPAPPILAAKFAKCEGQEHILAIANEDGKIALQDTNLKNEEPGGERALEGKQCHMNAVFDIEWMPGNMSLVSASGDHTARLFTVTESSLECMRIFNGHSRSVKTAAFRRNDSAVFATGGRDGVIVLWDSRAYFGSNMAPRADNCIVSGHAGGPGTPSGYRKRTRATPKIPPNVCSSSITGLAFQDDNTLISCGAGDGIVKVWDVRRHYSTHNRDPLPKHSFPYAGTTTLKGFTNLLIDHTRKRLYVNCMDNHIYCYNISTYAAEPIQKYSGLKNDTFYIKSYLSPDGQYLISGSSDEKSYIWNVDNPKPLVRLCGHTVEVTSVAWMQTHQEIRIVTCSDDARHKIWRVGPEEIDEDAKVQYRGHAEYCDSYRQESVKVRLKSLEFTPRSIRRLVEQNEKTPNTVEKKPTAKRTFIEMNGHDLEDPSTSYIEIKRPNIETRGRRLFSPANQNSRSSGIAALEIASSSASSRSLSTVLEESEDQSPSHTKSPLTMADLNHKSPNPDEPGTSHPPNGLSSPTINLPNFVLDGDAPHLVNVSKRKLKENVDWLTKIRKQKLLQASKTYDSSSTTTSEEVSLLLSPRLQMLKTSEDQAGPHSPSTPRRRSRSRCGSIDGHHQPRTPTSSRPSTPETSILRFFTVKTPTSTGTGAGSGGGSGTNA; translated from the exons ATGAATTCGGTTCTGAATTTCTTCGAGCGACAGCACGGACATG GATTTACGGCGTCGTACGATCCGGTGATGACCCGGTTGGCCGTCCTCGAGCAGGACAGTTGGAAGGGGATCACGCCGTCGCTGTTGACGTCGGATTTTAATCCGGCACCGCCGATTTTGGCGGCGAAATTTGCCAAGTGTGAAGGGCAGGAGCATATTTTGGCCATAGCAAACGAGGATGGGAAGATTGCCCTGCAGGACACAAATTTGAAGAATGAGGAGCCGGGAGGGGAGCGGGCGCTGGAGGGGAAGCAGTGTCACATGAATGCGGTGTTTGATATCGAGTGGATGCCGGGGAATATGAGCTTGGTGTCGGCTTCCGGGGATCACACGGCGCGGTTGTTTACGGTGACGGAATCGAGCTTGGAATGTATGAGGATTTTCAACGGGCATTCGAGGTCGGTGAAGACGGCGGCGTTCAGGCGGAATGATTCGGCGGTGTTTGCAACCGGAGGGAGGGACGGAGTGATAGTGCTGTGGGATTCGAGGGCTTACTTCGGGTCGAATATGGCACCGAGGGCGGATAACTGTATCGTGAGTGGACACGCTGGAGGACCTGGGACTCCTTCCGGATATAGGAAGCGGACGAGAGCAACGCCCAAGATTCCGCCGAATGTTTGCAGCAGTAGTATAACAGGGTTGGCGTTTCAGGATGATAATACGCTGATCTCCTGCGGGGCCGGAGATGGGATCGTGAAGGTCTGGGATGTCCGGAGGCACTACTCCACTCACAACCGAGATCCGTTGCCAAAGCATAGCTTCCCGTACGCCGGAACAACGACACTAAAGGGTTTCACGAATCTGCTGATTGACCACACACGGAAGCGATTGTATGTCAATTGTATGGACAACCACATCTACTGTTACAATATCTCAACTTACGCGGCTGAGCCGATCCAGAAGTACAGCGGTTTGAAGAACGACACGTTCTACATCAAGTCTTATCTTAGTCCGGATGGCCAGTACCTGATCAGTGGTTCCAGCGACGAGAAGAGCTACATTTGGAATGTGGACAATCCCAAACCGTTGGTGCGGTTGTGTGGCCACACAGTGGAGGTGACCAGCGTGGCCTGGATGCAAACTCACCAGGAAATCCGGATTGTGACCTGCAGCGACGATGCCCGGCACAAGATCTGGAGAGTTGGTCCGGAGGAGATCGATGAGGATGCCAAGGTGCAATACAGAGGACATGCCGAGTACTGCGATAGCTACCGACAGGAATCGGTGAAAGTTCGCCTAAAATCATTGGAGTTCACACCCCGATCTATCCGGAGGCTGGTCGAACAGAACGAAAAGACCCCTAACACCGTCGAGAAGAAGCCTACTGCCAAAAGAACGTTCATCGAAATGAATGGACACGATCTGGAAGATCCCTCAACTTCATACATAGAAATCAAACGACCCAACATCGAAACCCGTGGGCGACGTCTCTTCAGCCCGGCCAACCAAAACTCCCGATCGTCTGGAATCGCTGCCCTCGAGATCGCTTCATCTTCCGCTTCTTCCCGTAGTCTGTCCACGGTGCTCGAAGAAAGCGAAGACCAATCTCCCTCCCACACCAAATCCCCTCTCACCATGGCAGATCTCAATCACAAATCGCCAAATCCGGACGAACCGGGCACCAGCCATCCTCCGAACGGCCTCTCCTCGCCCACCATTAACCTCCCGAACTTCGTCCTCGACGGAGACGCCCCTCATCTCGTCAACGTCTCCAAGCGCAAACTCAAAGAAAACGTCGACTGGCTCACGAAAATCCGCAAGCAAAAGCTTCTCCAAGCGTCAAAAACATACGATTCCTCCTCAACCACCACCTCCGAAGAAGTGTCCCTCCTGCTCTCCCCGCGCCTGCAAATGCTGAAAACCTCCGAGGACCAAGCCGGTCCCCACAGTCCGAGCACTCCCCGGCGGAGATCTCGGTCCCGGTGCGGATCGATCGATGGCCACCATCAACCGCGGACGCCCACCAGCAGCCGCCCAAGCACACCGGAGACCTCTATTCTTAGGTTTTTTACAGTTAAGACCCCCACGAGCACCGGCACCGGAGCCGGATCCGGTGGCGGCAGTGGGACCAACGCGTGA